A single window of Brevundimonas naejangsanensis DNA harbors:
- a CDS encoding trypsin-like serine peptidase: MVIQDLPPEQPAIVSAPPPEWDLTVGVINATVQLDQAFGSGQRKVGTGFLISAPRPDGAPRVVLVTARHVLDVMPGNEARIGWRTAEADGAWKFTPETLSIRDAGGAPLWTAHPERDVAVMEITAPPAFAQAAIPLGWLAEADAFDRWRMGPGDELLALGYPHGLSANRAGFPILRLGRISSWPLTPIRHFPIFLLDFVVAQGNSGGPVFWTPAARRVPGAPAPDHPFIAGVLVQEVQGGGEGLDLGVVAHAQYVRETIQRLDISSP, encoded by the coding sequence ATGGTCATTCAGGATCTTCCGCCCGAACAACCCGCTATCGTCTCCGCCCCGCCGCCCGAATGGGACCTGACGGTCGGGGTCATCAACGCCACCGTGCAACTGGATCAGGCGTTCGGCAGCGGACAGAGAAAGGTCGGTACGGGCTTCCTGATCTCCGCCCCCAGGCCCGACGGCGCCCCCCGCGTGGTGCTGGTGACAGCCCGGCACGTGCTGGACGTCATGCCCGGCAATGAAGCGCGCATCGGGTGGCGCACAGCCGAGGCGGACGGGGCGTGGAAGTTCACCCCCGAAACCTTGAGCATACGCGATGCGGGCGGCGCGCCGTTGTGGACTGCCCATCCTGAGCGCGATGTGGCGGTGATGGAGATCACGGCGCCGCCCGCCTTTGCCCAGGCGGCGATTCCGCTCGGCTGGCTGGCCGAGGCGGACGCCTTCGACCGCTGGCGCATGGGTCCCGGCGACGAACTTCTGGCCCTGGGCTATCCCCATGGGCTGTCGGCCAATCGGGCGGGATTTCCGATCCTGCGACTGGGGCGGATCAGCTCATGGCCGCTGACGCCGATCCGGCATTTCCCGATCTTCCTGCTGGATTTCGTGGTGGCGCAGGGGAACTCGGGCGGCCCGGTGTTCTGGACCCCGGCCGCGCGACGCGTGCCGGGCGCGCCGGCGCCGGATCATCCCTTTATCGCCGGGGTGCTGGTTCAGGAAGTTCAGGGCGGCGGAGAGGGGCTGGACCTCGGCGTCGTGGCCCATGCGCAATATGTGCGCGAGACGATTCAGCGGCTGGATATTTCCTCCCCATGA
- a CDS encoding acyl-CoA dehydrogenase, with protein MSYRAPVRDIAFALDAVAGIDQVAATGAFPDYDADVASAVLDAAGQFSEEVLAPLNRPGDLAGAKYANGAVTAAPGFANAYQQFAAGGWTSLTASVEAGGQALPKALELAAYETVHAANMAFGLCPMLSLASIEALEQVGNEHQKATYLPKLVSGEWTGAMVLTEPHAGSDLGALTATAVPNGDGTYALTGQKIFITWGDHDATDNIIHLVLARLPDAPAGPKGISLFLTPKFVVNADGSLGERNAFRPVGVEHKLGIHASPTCVMSYEGARAELVGQPNQGLAHMFVMMNAARLAVGVEGVGIAERAYQHALAYALERRQGRSVWTGEKDAPIFDHPDVRRMLSVMKAKVAAARAICLSTGVAADLARHAATEEERKAWKGREDLFTPIAKAWSTDIGCEVASMGVQVHGGMGFIEETGAAQYYRDARIAPIYEGTNGIQAIDLVGRKLSMDGGESAKALIAEMKTTLAQIDRLYTGKPVERFATAIEAVEDATLWLLDAKSDPARAADVLAGADAYLKLMGDVVGGWMLAKGALAARAKLDADEGDAAWLQGKLDLYEVYAANVLGHVSSRLAAVGQGGDLLQRMSVEALAG; from the coding sequence ATGAGCTACCGCGCCCCCGTCCGTGACATCGCATTCGCCCTCGACGCCGTGGCCGGCATCGATCAGGTCGCAGCGACCGGCGCCTTTCCGGATTACGACGCAGATGTCGCCTCGGCCGTGCTGGACGCCGCCGGCCAGTTTTCGGAAGAGGTTCTGGCCCCGCTGAACCGCCCCGGCGACCTGGCCGGCGCCAAATACGCCAACGGCGCGGTGACGGCCGCCCCCGGTTTCGCCAATGCCTACCAACAGTTCGCGGCGGGCGGCTGGACCAGCCTGACCGCCTCGGTCGAGGCCGGCGGGCAGGCCCTTCCCAAGGCGCTGGAGCTGGCGGCCTATGAGACCGTCCACGCCGCCAACATGGCCTTCGGCCTGTGCCCCATGCTGTCGCTGGCCTCTATCGAGGCGTTGGAGCAGGTCGGCAACGAGCATCAAAAGGCGACCTATCTGCCCAAGCTGGTTTCGGGCGAATGGACCGGCGCCATGGTGCTGACCGAGCCGCACGCCGGGTCTGACCTCGGCGCCCTGACGGCGACGGCGGTTCCCAATGGCGACGGGACCTACGCCCTGACCGGCCAGAAGATCTTCATCACCTGGGGCGACCACGACGCCACGGACAACATCATCCACCTGGTGCTGGCCCGCCTGCCCGACGCGCCTGCCGGGCCGAAGGGCATCAGCCTGTTTCTGACGCCCAAATTCGTCGTCAACGCCGACGGCTCGCTAGGCGAGCGCAACGCCTTCCGCCCGGTCGGCGTCGAGCACAAACTGGGCATCCACGCCTCGCCCACCTGCGTCATGAGCTATGAGGGCGCCCGCGCCGAACTGGTCGGCCAGCCGAACCAGGGCCTGGCCCATATGTTCGTCATGATGAACGCCGCCCGCCTGGCCGTCGGCGTCGAGGGCGTCGGCATCGCCGAGCGCGCCTATCAACATGCCCTGGCCTATGCGCTGGAGCGCCGCCAGGGCCGCAGCGTCTGGACCGGCGAGAAGGACGCCCCGATCTTCGACCACCCCGACGTGCGCCGGATGCTGTCGGTGATGAAGGCCAAGGTCGCCGCCGCCCGCGCCATCTGCCTGTCGACCGGCGTCGCCGCCGACCTGGCCCGCCACGCCGCGACCGAGGAGGAACGCAAGGCCTGGAAGGGCCGCGAGGACCTGTTCACCCCCATCGCCAAGGCCTGGTCCACCGACATAGGCTGCGAGGTCGCCTCCATGGGCGTTCAGGTGCACGGCGGCATGGGCTTCATCGAGGAGACCGGCGCGGCCCAATACTATCGCGACGCCCGAATCGCCCCGATCTACGAAGGCACCAACGGCATCCAGGCCATCGATCTGGTCGGCCGCAAGCTGTCGATGGACGGCGGCGAGTCGGCCAAGGCTCTGATCGCCGAAATGAAGACGACCCTGGCCCAGATCGACCGCCTCTATACCGGCAAGCCGGTCGAGCGCTTCGCCACCGCCATCGAGGCGGTCGAGGACGCCACCCTGTGGCTGCTGGACGCCAAGTCGGACCCGGCCCGCGCCGCGGACGTGCTGGCCGGCGCCGACGCCTATCTGAAGCTGATGGGCGACGTGGTCGGGGGCTGGATGCTGGCCAAGGGCGCCCTGGCGGCCAGGGCGAAACTGGACGCTGACGAGGGCGACGCCGCCTGGCTGCAGGGCAAGCTGGACCTGTATGAAGTCTATGCGGCCAACGTCCTTGGACACGTCTCCAGTCGTCTGGCGGCCGTGGGCCAGGGCGGCGACCTGCTGCAACGGATGAGCGTCGAAGCGCTCGCCGGCTGA